In Juglans microcarpa x Juglans regia isolate MS1-56 chromosome 8D, Jm3101_v1.0, whole genome shotgun sequence, the following are encoded in one genomic region:
- the LOC121242981 gene encoding LOW QUALITY PROTEIN: putative 1-phosphatidylinositol-3-phosphate 5-kinase FAB1D (The sequence of the model RefSeq protein was modified relative to this genomic sequence to represent the inferred CDS: deleted 1 base in 1 codon), with the protein MCSMCHNCGAELSKLEEKKRQENGNSLKLHTGGSCKFCRKKQEGESIKWDGASQHEKPMTGPTTSLYSSDSLVSNCSEYSVDVNSYDRINGQEITMDDDIESCRRMESNSKESSYGDDRHIARDVEIQTTNGQEAKDGVSGNHDQSSAEVPEKFQSIDGELVAEIWEPPEAEDPEDDMEGSMAYNDDDDDDDDECGDGSNWGKPFTLSRFRDERSGSYKFKVEKQRAMEEVINGKFRALVCHLLKSVGVGSSGEDGESWEDIVTSLSWEAASFLKPDTIDGKVMDPIGSVKVKCIATGSRGQSRLVKGLVFKKHAAHKHMPTKYENPKLLLISGVLGQSSSGLSSFASMAQEEKGYLKSLIDMIESCHPNVILVEKTVSRDIQESIRAKGMTLVSDMKLHRLERIARCTGAPILSSDTLTCQKLKQFKSFYIEKFVEEHAPCGEGGKRPSKTLMFLEGCPTRLGCTILLKGSHSDELKRIKCVVQCAVIAAYHIILETSFLVDQRAMFSTIQFPEVENVLPTDQQSPNLGSGNSSVPCNGDCTTNGTCTVDIPISNGFHAENNHNSNLDSESNSPLAYEPYNPAIFTGFSSLSASLKKVVGESFPFASSTSYQSLSSYFGFNGSESNGHISKAASLLTTPEAADDCDMEAKGSSDEEKSLDGGQVSLEIKIDGTNEDQMQSYDDVNAVMDSQSILVLMSRRNALRGTICEQSHFSHIMFYKNFDAPLGKFLRDNLLNQRSQCATCGELPEAHFYHYAHHSKQLTIQVKRLLEGKHLPGEAEGKLWMWSCCGKCKPRNGTTKSTKRVLISTAARSLSFGKFLELNLSLSSSSSRLSSCGHSLQRDFLYFFGLGPMAAIFKYSTATIYNVSLPPQKLDFRNLVRQEWLKKETMNVYTKGMSMFTEVANSLKRIRSQFSGKPLNLQGVLLDLSDIEDLLKQERSEFEVNIQNAVFKNGNPDQTVYKLLSLNQLLWELLLESCIWDRRLHSLLSSDPAAGDSITAEKVRLKQVNLRMDGPAAGGNVGTETILENGNVGFDDSADLIVNLDTVEGQASESSAGGDLFNTSNVAESEMPTVDLSRNISSKDGFVAEQNGSAHCESQSGDDNCQAMALPSFDHVQVDRSIPISAGLGNTDDVSELHGSKQDRSLHSATSSLRNSSGWPWTPFSEIQPVDMKDILKGYLQKPESISRYTPEYIPTAYQLIIEEGPRLHIPLESDNFIVSDYEGELSSVIACALASLEDQHVPLEALDGDRRRENGMVAKSFESLHSLPRISLFPSLYWSSNGSSDSDSVYSTPSISLEDSRFSSFDRLNLLDSHIPPEPFNPVVNLHGKGKYSVACLYANEFRDLRRRCCPSEVDYIASLSRCRNWDAKGGKSKSFFAKTLDDRFIIKEIKKTEFDSFMKFARDYFKYMNQSFELGNQTCLAKVLGIYQVNIRQARSGKENRHDLMVMENLNFGRKITRQYDLKGALHARYTAAADGSGDVLLDQNFVNDMNSSSPLYVSNKAKRFLERAVWNDTAFLNSINVMDYSLLVAVDTGRRELVCGIIDYLRQYTWDKQLETWVKSSLVPKNVLPTVISPKEYKRRFRKFMSLHFLCVPDYWCSELSSDPCEPCGVRDDHIFQPKSQPQREGRLNGFST; encoded by the exons ATGTGTAGTATGTGTCATAATTGTGGTGCGGAATTGTCGAAGttggaggaaaagaagagaCAGGAGAATGGGAATTCTCTAAAACTACATACTGGTGGTTCTTGTAAATTTTGCCGCAAGAAGCAAGAGGGAGAATCTATAAAGTGGGATGGTGCGAGTCAGCATGAAAAACCGATGACCGGTCCAACTACTTCATTGTACAGCAGTGATAGCCTTGTATCTAATTGCA GTGAGTATTCGGTCGATGTAAATTCATATGACAG GATTAATGGACAAGAAATTACAATGGATGATGATATAGAGAGTTGTAGAAGGATGGAAAGCAACTCAAAGGAAAGCAGTTATGGCGATGATAGGCATATTGCAAGAGATGTGGAAATACAGACAACTAACGGTCAGGAAGCAAAAGATGGTGTTTCTGGAAATCATGACCAATCCTCTGCTGAAGTACCTGAGAAATTTCAGTCTATTGACGGTGAACTGGTTGCCGAAATCTGGGAACCTCCGGAAGCAGAAGACCCAGAGGATGACATGGAGGGGAGCATGGCTTAtaatgatgacgatgatgacgatgatgacgaGTGTGGTGATGGGAGTAATTGGGGCAAACCATTTACTTTGAGTCGCTTTAGAGATGAACGCAGTGGGAGTTACAAGTTTAAAGTGGAAAAACAGAGGGCAATGGAAGAAGTGATAAATGGGAAGTTCAGGGCACTTGTATGTCATCTTCTGAAATCTGTGGGTGTTGGCTCTTCTGGGGAAGATGGTGAAAGTTGGGAGGATATAGTTACTTCTTTATCATGGGAAGCTGCTTCATTTTTGAAGCCTGATACTATTGATGGCAAAGTAATGGATCCAATCGGTTCTGTGAAAGTGAAATGCATTGCAACTGGTTCTCGCGGCCAAAG CCGTTTAGTAAAAGGATTGGTCTTCAAAAAGCATGCTGCTCACAAGCATATGCCTACTAAGTACGAGAATCCAAAGTTGTTACTGATCAGTGGTGTCCTTGGTCAATCTTCTAGTGGGTTGTCGTCATTTGCTTCAATGGCACAGGAG GAAAAGGGTTATCTGAAGTCGCTCATTGATATGATAGAATCATGCCATCCAAATGTGATTTTGGTAGAAAAAACTGTTTCTCGTGATATCCAAGAGTCTATTCGTGCAAAAGGAATGACTCTGGTCTCTGATATGAAGCTTCATCGCCTAGAGAGAATTGCCCGTTGTACTGGTGCACCAATTCTATCATCTGATACTTTGACCTGTCAAAAGCTAAAGCAATTCAAGTCTTTTTATATTGAGAAATTTGTAGAGGAACATGCCCCTTGTGGTGAAGGGGGTAAGAGGCCAAGTAAAACGTTGATGTTTCTTGAAGGCTGTCCTACGCGTCTTGGTTGTACG ATTTTGCTGAAAGGCTCACACAGTGATGAATTGAAGCGGATTAAATGTGTTGTGCAGTGTGCTGTTATCGCGGCGTACCACATAATTCTTGAGACATCTTTCCTTGTTGATCAGAGGGCAATGTTCTCTACAATTCAGTTTCCTGAAGTGGAGAATGTCCTGCCGACTGATCAACAATCCCCTAATTTAGGATCTGGGAACTCAAGTGTTCCTTGTAATGGTGATTGTACCACAAATGGGACATGTACAGTTGATATTCCGATCTCCAATGGATTCCATGCTGAAAATAACCACAATTCAAACTTAGATTCGGAAAGCAACTCCCCCTTAGCTTATGAACCATATAATCCAGCCATTTTTACTGGGTTTTCATCTCTTTCAGCTTCGTTAAAGAAAGTTGTTGGGGAAAGTTTCCCTTTTGCATCCTCTACTTCGTATCAGTCCCTTTCATCATACTTTGGATTCAATGGAAGTGAATCCAACGGTCATATAAGTAAAGCTGCTTCTCTTTTAACAACTCCAGAGGCAGCTGACGACTGTGATATGGAGGCTAAAGGTAGTTCTGATGAAGAAAAGTCACTTGATGGTGGGCAAGTCtctttagaaataaaaatagatggTACTAATGAAGACCAAATGCAAAGTTATGATGATGTCAACGCGGTGATGGATTCTCAGAGTATTTTGGTTTTGATGTCTAGACGGAATGCTTTGAGAGGGACAATCTGTGAGCAGAGCCATTTTTCTCATATTATGTTCTACAAGAATTTTGATGCCCCTCTTGGAAAGTTTCTGAGGGATAATTTACTCAATCAG AGAAGCCAGTGTGCCACATGTGGTGAATTACCTGAAGCTCATTTTTACCATTATGCTCATCATAGTAAGCAGCTTACCATACAAGTTAAACGTCTTCTTGAGGGAAAGCATTTGCCTGGGGAAGCAGAAGGGAAGCTTTGGATGTGGAGTTGCTGTGGCAAATGTAAACCCAGAAATGGAACCACAAAATCTACAAAACGAGTGTTGATTTCCACTGCTGCTCGTAGTCTGTCATTTGGAAAATTCTTGGagctcaatctctctctctcctcttcatCTAGCAGATTATCCAGCTGTGGCCATTCTCTGCAAAGGGACTTCCTTTACTTCTttgg GTTAGGCCCAATGGCTGCAATATTCAAGTACTCTACTGCCACGATATATAATGTTTCTTTGCCTCCTCAGAAGCTGGACTTTAGAAATTTAGTCAGACAAGAGTGGCTGAAGAAAGAAACCATGAAT GTGTACACAAAAGGGATGTCAATGTTCACAGAGGTCGCAAACTCTTTGAAGAGGATCAGATCTCAATTTTCAGGCAAACCTCTAAACTTGCAAGGCGTATTACTAGACTTATCTGACATTGAAGATTTGTTGAAGCAGGAAAGATCTGAGTTTGAG GTAAACATTCAGAATGCTGTTTTTAAGAATGGGAATCCAGACCAGACTGTTTACAAACTTCTCAGCTTGAACCAATTATTATGGGAGCTTCTGCTTGAATCTTGCATTTGGGATCGACGCTTGCATTCTTTACTCTCATCTGATCCTGCAGCAGGCGACTCTATTACTGCTGAGAAAGTAAGGCTGAAACAAGTCAACTTAAGGATGGATGGCCCTGCTGCTGGAGGCAATGTGGGCACAGAAACAATTTTGGAGAACGGTAATGTTGGCTTTGATGACAGTGCTGATTTGATAGTTAATTTAGACACAGTTGAAGGTCAAGCTTCAGAATCTAGTGCTGGAGGTGATTTATTTAATACATCCAATGTGGCTGAGAGTGAGATGCCTACTGTGGATCTAAGTAGAAATATATCATCTAAAGATGGGTTCGTTGCAGAACAGAATGGCTCTGCCCATTGCGAGTCTCAGTCTGGTGATGATAACTGCCAAGCAATGGCTCTTCCTTCGTTTGATCATGTACAAGTGGACAGATCAATTCCCATTTCCGCAGGTCTTGGGAATACTGATGATGTTTCTGAGTTACATGGATCAAAGCAGGATAGATCTTTGCATTCTGCAACGTCCAGCTTAAGAAATTCGTCTGGATGGCCTTGGACACCATTCTCAGAAATACAGCCAGTAGACATGAAGGATATCCTGAAAGGTTACTTGCAGAAACCCGAATCTATCAGTAGATATACTCCAGAATACATTCCCACAGCCTATCAACTGATCATTGAGGAAGGCCCAAGGCTGCATATCCCTCTTGAAAGTGATAATTTTATCGTGTCAGACTATGAGGGTGAACTCTCAAGCGTAATTGCATGTGCTCTGGCCTCCTTGGAGGATCAGCATGTTCCTTTAGAAGCTCTTGATGGGGATAGGAGGAGAGAGAATGGAATGGTAGCCAAGTCATTTGAAAGTTTACACAGCCTACCTCGAATTTCCCTTTTTCCTTCCCTGTATTGGTCTTCTAATGGTTCTTCAGATTCAGATTCAGTCTATTCTACACCTAGCATTTCTTTAGAAGACTCACGGTTCTCCAGTTTTGATCGGTTGAATTTGTTGGATTCTCATATTCCTCCTGAACCTTTTAATCCAGTTGTCAACTTGCATGGGAAGGGTAAATACTCAGTAGCTTGTCTCTATGCCAATGAGTTCCGTGACCTACGCCGTCGCTGCTGCCCATCTGAGGTTGACTACATTGCTTCCCTTAGCCGTTGTAGGAACTGGGATGCCAAAGGTGGGAAGAGCAAATCTTTTTTCGCTAAAACATTAGATGACAGGTTTATCATAAAGGAGATTAAGAAGACAGAATTTGATTCGTTTATGAAGTTTGCTCGGGATTATTTCAAGTACATGAATCAGTCATTTGAATTGGGGAACCAAACGTGCCTTGCCAAAGTTCTTGGGATCTATCAG GTAAATATAAGACAGGCAAGAAGTGGGAAAGAGAACAGGCATGATTTGATGGTCATGGAGAATCTTAATTTTGGTCGGAAAATCACTCGCCAGTATGATCTTAAAGGTGCTCTTCATGCTAGGTACACTGCAGCAGCTGATGGTTCTGGCGACGTTCTTTTGGATCAGAACTTTGTCAATGACATGAATTCCTCCTCTCCCTTATATGTTAGTAATAAAGCCAAGCGTTTCTTGGAACGAGCTGTTTGGAATGACACAGCTTTCCTTAAT TCTATAAATGTTATGGATTATTCTTTACTTGTGGCTGTGGATACTGGGCGGCGGGAACTTGTATGTGGTATCATTGATTACCTAAGGCAGTATACCTGGGACAAGCAACTGGAGACTTGGGTGAAATCTTCCCTTGTTCCGAAGAATGTTTTGCCGACTGTCATCTCTCCAAAAGAGTACAAGAGGAGATTCAGAAAGTTCATGTCTTTGCATTTCTTGTGCGTCCCAGATTATTGGTGCTCAGAATTATCCTCCGACCCA TGTGAACCTTGTGGTGTCAGAGATGATCATATTTTTCAACCAAAATCCCAGCCC
- the LOC121243232 gene encoding protein EPIDERMAL PATTERNING FACTOR 2-like — protein MKNNNLSLGAHVTCFLVLIFFMGVVITSSRSLPVLSSSHFSFQEEGTKFGDQSRHVSPQELDAEEKLGIMKPYQTGSSLPDCSHACGPCSPCKRMLVGLKCFTESCPTVYKCMCKGKYYPIPSN, from the exons atgaagaacaacaactTGTCTCTCGGAGCCCACGTCACTTGTTTCCTGGTTTTGATTTTCTTCATGGGAGTTGTAATTACTAGTAGTAGAAGCCTTCCAGTGCTGAGTAGTAGTCATT TCAGTTTCCAGGAAGAGGGCACCAAGTTTGGAGATCAAAGTCGTCATGTCTCCCCACAG GAATTAGATGCAGAAGAAAAGCTTGGGATCATGAAACCATACCAAACAGGTTCAAGTTTGCCGGACTGTTCTCATGCGTGTGGTCCATGCTCTCCATGCAAGAGGATGCTGGTCGGCCTCAAGTGCTTCACAGAGTCATGTCCCACTGTTTACAAATGCATGTGTAAAGGAAAATACTACCCTATTCCTTCCAATTGA